From Drosophila santomea strain STO CAGO 1482 chromosome 2R, Prin_Dsan_1.1, whole genome shotgun sequence:
ACGATAGTGAGCTAATCACTGCACTTCTTCACTATAATAGTATTCGATATATTCCGCGTTGGCTTTGTCCTTTCTCGTACCTTTTTAGATTGAAATCACGTTGATAGGCGCGTCTGTTTCGATTCGCGGCTATTGCGATTTTGATGGAGCTCCTCGAGCATTCATACGATTTTATACCCTCAGCAGATTGTTTACATCTTCCCCCGCGGgctaaaaatatgaaaatttatttcCCATCTAAATTTAAACGAGCGTCATTCTCGCTAGAGAACATTCTGAAtctatacaaatatatatgccAAACACATATCTTTGGTGCGAATCTACGAACGCTTGTCAGCCTGTTCTGTTTGTTTCCGTGGGAGTCGATGATTTGGAGACTCACTCGGCTGAGATGGTGACCCAAAGAAGATTCTATAAGTTCCAACTTAGTCACTTAGTCAGGCAAGCCTTTTTCGGAGTTCAACTGATAGTGTTTCCCATTGTTTTTTCCAGAAGAAAACACATTTGCAAAGTACTAAAAAGCCAGCCTACACAAATTCACGCGGTTTGTATGCAAATTCTGTTCTGTATACATTTGAAACGCCTGCAAATAATTTTCAGAAAATCCAAAGTGCAAAATGTGTTCTGGAAAATGCCAGAAGAATTTCTCGACATTTTAACGCCCCCTTTTCTTCTTGAGATATATATCTATAggtattttcataattttctaCCTGTTGAGACTGTTGATTTGATGTGGCCAATATGAAAATACTTCGGCCACTAAATGACTTTATGAACTATTTTAAGCAGCCGCCACTTTTGCTTATTTCTCGCTTTTTCTCTGCTGAGTCACGTCGCGTGCGTTTTCTATTAGACGAAAGAGATGACGTCGCTGAGAACAAAGGAATTTTGCAGCattgttttgaaatttatgccaGCAATTTGGTTGAATTAGTGCCGCATCAATcatatatttcattaattaaaatataccataaaaatatatgtttatgtatatacCAGTGGTTTTGGTGCATTTAATTCCGGTTTTTCACTCCTAACATTTTGGGGACAGGCCCTGTATTTGGTTGTGTACCCAGCACAGCCAAACAGTGAGGCAATCACCCATCGAAATGGGCCAAAAGCACACCAACACCAGTGCAGCAGTGCACTCgctggctgtgtgtgtgtatgtatgaaAGTAGTGTGTGAAAGTAGTGAAAGCTGAAAGCCGAGGGCGAACGGGGCCAATACTTATGCTTATGCAAGGCAGCCGAGATGCCGACGCCACCGCCCCAAAGGGAGGCAAAAATCGTAGAACAGGCGACATTCATCGCAGGACGTGCGGCACGTGAAGTGTTCACTGTACTTTGGGAGCGGAGGATAAGTCAAGAAGTCAACAGAGGAAGCCACAGCATGGTGagcccaaaaataaacaaaaatcacAGGAGTTGTGTGCAAAAGTTTGCGCTGGAATGCAGTCAAAGTAAAAAGAATACGTTGCCTGCTTTTAGGCACTTTAGGGTTACATGTGTCGCATCCTGGGAAAGTTCGATTTCAAAAGGGTTTTCACTTTCTTCGCTGCTTTACAGTCCGCCCCCCACTCGCTGCCCGTGACGTCACGACTGTTGCTTCTGGTGGTGACGCTGCTCTTCTGCCCTGTGCAGGCGCATCTCTCGAAGCGAAGCTACTCGGATCAGAGTGTCCACGGCTACATGACCGAGGTGGCTATGGATAACAGGTGGTACAGGTTGCAGCAGCGAGCTAACCCTTGGTTTTACAATGCATTCTAGCGCACCTGCTGGTGGAACGAGGTGTGCAAGGAGGAGTTCCAGAGTCTCTTCCGCTGCAAGTGCCCCCAGTTCTCCTACTGCCGGTgagtttccgtttccgtttccgggCGAGCACCCGGAATGTGCAATGGCACGGTGGAAACGAAATTAGCTTTGCTTCCTTCCCCTGATTTCGTTTCCTGCGATTTCTTTCGCATTTCCCAGCTCGCCGGGACGCTACTACAATGCCTACTGCTCGATGACGGACACCGGTTATATTTGGACCCAGCCGAACTGGGATTGGGGGGCGTAGGATGAAGCCGCTCCGGACTATGcccccgccacgccccctcacCGCCAGCACAGCTCGCTGTGACGTCAAACACACTGACTGCCGACCAAATGACTCCGCAGCCCCAACGAAAATCACTCCAGGAGGATACCCACTTTGAGTCTCCTGCTGCGGCTCCAAAATAATCTAATGGAAACGAGTTAGTCTTCCCCGTTGTTATCGCACCTCGCGCTGAGTAAAAAGTACCAAGTGTCGCGTTACTTTTCGCCTGCACTGTTTCCGCGGGGCAGTTGGAAAATCAATACAGGCTTTCCCATTCACGACGGCTTGTGGCAGGGCCACAGTGAAACGAAAGCGACTTGTTCTGCACTTTTCCAGGTTAAATTGAAAGAAaccaaatatgtatatttatacgTTCCTAGcacttttttaataaatctATGGCAGACAGTCATTCATGTCCTGTCTCTTACTCACAAATGTATACTCGAATATTTACTTTAAGCCCTTTAACTGCCACTAGGTGAACTTTTCACTGGGTGGTTTCATGTAGTTGGTCCCACTGTGCAGGACCAAGGCGCAGGCGTCGCAGTGAAAGCGAAAATCGAACAGCGTGGGAGTGCGTGTgcgagtgtgggtgtgtgtgtgtctggagcAGAGGCAGTTAATCTATTGCCAGCTCGACATATAGACACCGCCAACAGATGTTGGCAGTGAGGAAAATCGAGTGAGCGAAGCCAGAACCGAAGCCAAAACCGCCGTTGTTTTGGGTGAAGAAAATCGCAGGACTTCCAGAAAATGTCGCGTCTCCTGTTCGTGGCGCTGCTGGCCATCAGCTTGGGATGTGTggcgcccagcagcagcaaccacctGCCAGCGGACATGTCCATGGACCTGGGACCAGGTGTCAACCTCAACGAGCGCTTCTTCGACCAGGTGCGGGCGCTCATCAAGCGGAGGCTCCAGGAGAAGGGGCTTGCGAAGTCGGAGCAGCCACTGCCGCTGGCCGACGATGATGCAGTGGCCCTGCAGAACCAACGCAGCTACGACAACGTGCCCCTTCCGGCGGCCAGTGTTCCCACTCCGGTGCTCGTGGAGAACTGGCCCACCGAGCAGCACAGCTTTGGCCAGGTCACCGCCGTGGCCGTGGATCCGCAGGGCAGTCCGGTGGTTTTCCATCGCGCCGAGCGCTACTGGGATGTAAAGTAGGTCAACAGCTGGCGCTGCCTGGTAACAAGTGTCTATCCCATATGTACACAGGAAACAGAAACCAATCAACCAgatctcttgtttttattgacATCTGAAAGGAGAGAGTGCAATCATTGTTACTTGTGATATATAGTTAGGATCTGGTTTTTTATACAATGTGTACAAGGGAAAGTGAATATACATCCGTTGATATGGCCAATAATTTTTCAGCACCTTCAACGAGAGCAATATATACTACCTTATTGAGTACGGGCCCATCAAGGAGAACACCATCTACGTGCTGGACGCGAAGACGGGAGCCATCAAGTCGGGCTGGGGTTCGAACATGTTCTACATGCCCCATGGCCTGACCATCGACTTGCACGGCAACTACTGGATCACGGATGTGGCCATGCACCAGGCCTTCAAGGCAGGTCTACAGTTTACGGCAATAAGCAATCCCCTAACGTTATCCACCCTGTGTCCATTAGTTCAAGCCCTTCAGCAACAAGCCCCTGCTCACCATTGGCAAGCGGTTTAGGCCCGGTTCATCCGTCAAACACCTGTGCAAGCCCACATCCATTGCGGTGGCGACCACCGGAGAGGTAAGACATACCTGTTGATCTGTTTGGCTTTCGAACTCACTATAGCCCCGCACCACAGTTCTTCATCGCCGATGGCTACTGCAATAGCCGCATACTCAAGTTCAATGCCGCTGGCAAGCTGCTGCGTACGATTCCCCAGCCACCCggtgcgtatacttaatatcTACTATGGTCCATAAACCAGACAGTTCATTTTATTAAGAACATAGTTTTCTCttacattaaatttaatttgctatGTTAACACATCTATTTTAACAAACTTTTTCTAAGCTATTAACTAATAAATAACACAAAATTCCACTCATTAACGATCTTTTGTGCAGAATTCCTCTCTTTGCAGGTGCCACACGCCATCACCTTGCTGGAACACCTGGATCTGTTGTGCATCGCGGACAGGGAGAACATGAGGGTGGTCTGTCCCAAGTAAGCCAAACTAAACTAGCCATAACTACAGAATATCAACAAGTAATCTTCAACAGAGCTGGCTTGATATCCTCCCACGGCGAGGGTGAACCGGCGGCCACCATCCAGGAACCGGATTTGGGTCGCGTCTTCGGAGTGGCCAGCTTCGGAGACATCGTGTTCGCCGTAAATGGACCCACCTCCATGCTGCCGGTGCGGGGATTCACCATCGATCCGCGCTCGGAGACGATCATCGGGCACTGGGGCGAGTTCAAGAATCCGCACTCCATGGCGGTGAGTGTGAATGGATCGGCGCTGTATGTGACCGAGATCGGAACCAATCACCAGACGAATCGAGTGTGGAAGTATGTGCTGGCCTGAGCCTAAGCTCAAATCCGAATCCCTCAGAAGGACCCGACTTGCACTGCGCTCCTGCATATCCTTAGACCCATAGATTCACCACAACTAGTtaccagcagaaacagaaccACAATCAGAGCCGAATCAGATACACAGCAGATTACAGCAGATTATAAAAGATCCTAAGCCTAAGCAGAGCCAACAAACACCAAGTACAGTTTAACGTGACCAGTTGTCAGATCAATAGAGAATAGTAAGTGCTTAAGTAATGTACAAGTTAAGTATGTAAATTGCTTGGAAACAATACCACAACAAACATAACCTCAGACTCTTATGTTTTGCACTGTAATGAGcaaacgaaaacgaaatgaaaacgaaattaCACAGCAGCTTAAATAGTACATATACTTAAATGTAATAGTTATGCGTAGGCACTAACTAGGCACGAATGTAAGGATGTGGGGACGTGAGCATGGATAACCGATTTCGCAGATAACCGGGGGCAACCAGCGCATATAACATACTTGTGTACCATATTGTAACCtatatcaaatatataatcgtatctgtatcttatCAACTTATCGTAGCCCATGTAAATTATGTATGTAATaaactgttgttgttgtgacGTGAACAGCCCACAGGACACCGAATTTGGAGGTTTCAGATGATCCAGATGGTTCAGTTCCAATGACTATATCCCCCTCAGAGAACGGAATGTTAGTTCTTATACATATGAGCTTACAGCTAGGAAACGGAAATCTCCACCTTTCTTACAAATTTTTGACTTATTTTGGTAGGATCGCCACGTTTGCATGGcaaacaatttacaatttgtGGAAAGATCTGAGCATAACTTAAATATAACcaaatataaatagaaaacTTTAAcacatattaaaataaaaattgtagCGGAAAGCAATTGCTGTCAGGAGGAACCCAGCCAGTGCCTGGCGAAAGCTAGAGCCTCATTTAGGTGCGATAGCCATTCCGAGAGCTCCGATTGCGTATCGGCAGCAAAGAAGACTCCAGATTCGTAATCAGATTCCTTTCCTTGCAGCAGAAAGCTTCTCGCCCGAGCACACAGCTCTCGTGGAGCAGCAGCTATCAGGGACTGTCCCAGTCCTGGCAACTCCAGCGAGAAAATCGGGGTGTCACTTTCCAGATTAACTTCATGTTGCCAGACGGATAACCGCACGCCATCCAGACTGCACCATCTGCGGTTCCAGTGGTGTTGGCTCTTCGGATCCTGAACATTTAGGTAGCCAGAGAACTGAATCTTGGGCAGCCGTAGATCCACTCTTCCAGTAATGGAGATAGCAGGTCCCAGATTCGTCGATTTGGTGTGCGTGCTTAGGGGAACTTGCCAGGAGCGAGAACTACGCAGGCAGATTTTATCGCTGGATCTCGATTCATTGGTCACCAGTTGAAATGGTGACAGGTCCACAGCTCGCAGTTGGAAAGAAGCATGTAGGCGAAAGCGGGACATGATTTGTTCACCACCAGAGCCCGCGGAACAGCTCGAGTTGGCGGAACCCAAATTGCCACTGCCACGTCGCTGCAAGGTAACTCATTAGCGAACTGCCCCTGACGAAAACTGAAGCTACTTACCAGTGACTTGGCCGGCTCCAAGGCCAGAGTGGAAACTTTGCGCAGGCGGAGCATGAAGATCTGGCAGCGCAGCTCCAAGGAGTCCGCATTTTCCCCGCCATAGAACTCCAAGCCACAGTCCCGAAAGATGGCGCAGCCATTCTGACACTCCACCGACTGCGTGGATCGAATGCGACCTCCGCACTCAAAGGTGCAGATGTAGTGGTAGTTGAAGAACATATCCCGGCTGACATCCGCCCTCACCGGCAGTTCCATGGCGTCGATCAGAAGGCACTGGGATTTCCTCCGTGCAGCCAAAGCTTCATCATTCAATTGGCACCCGAGAGGAGCCGATTTTCGCAACGTAGAGAAGAGCAGCAGTCGCTCCGCCTCCACCATCTCCGCAGAGATCTCCAGTTCGGGCATCTGGCGACATATGCTCACAGCTTGGGCCAGCTGATCATTTGCGTTCAAGGAATCGCTTAGCAAGGAATCCACGTTGAAGCTGGCATAGTAGGTGCTGCTATCCAGCTCCCCATCCGTCTGATTCGTTTGATCCCTCGAGAGATTGATGCTCTGAGTCAGGCGTTGCTTCTCCGCTAAGAAGAAGTCCTTTCCCTTGCGGAACGAACGACGAAGGGCATTCTTCAGCAGGCGGTAGCGGGCCAGAGCGCTGACTGACATCAGTTGGCTGTCACTGGGATTGGGCACCGTCTGCATTAGCTCACCcaaactgctgctgttgtgcatGGTGGAGGAATCCACTGCCTGCGCGGCCGCCGCCTGCTGGGGAGTTGTGGGGCAACTGATGCTCATATTGTGGCCAAAATGGCGCAGCGACGTGGCTTGCCCATCATTAATTTCAATGGTCAAATTGGGAGCGGGCTGAAAGATCAATCATTACTCAGTTTCAACAACAATCTTATATTTGTAGTGCGTTTCAGATAGCTTTGGGTGAGTACAGTGTGATAGCGGCTATGTACAGGATTTACAGTGTCAGATATCAAATGTCGGATGCTAGCGGAAGCGGAAGCCTTAAGCTCTAGTGGGAGTCAACAAATATCTCTACCTTGGTTGTAAACCGCTGgttctgcttttttttcggAGTGCTCTGGTTAGCCGGCTCTGGTTCAATTTGCCCGGAGCCGTAATCGTTGGTCACGAAGGAGCTGCCGGTGCTGTCCGCTCCCACCAAGCTGTAATCTGCGTAAAGCTGCTCTCCACCATCGTTGGGCATGTCATACGAAACAGAGTCCTGATTGGAGTTCTGTAAAGGGTTTTGGCTTAGAACTGTGACACATCGCAAAAACTACAATGGCACTTACATTGGGCACCTTTTCCAGGCGATCCAGCAGCAGTTCACTGCGGCAAAGATTGTCCAGGAAGATCTCGCTGCGCTGCAGGGAGAGTTCTGAACGAGAAAGATTCCGGTTCTGCTTGGGCGGCGAGTGCTGCTCACTGATGTTGTTCAACGATTGGTGGGTGGTGATAAGTGGTGAAGGCGACTTTAACTTCGGCTGGCGAATCACAGAGGACTCAGTGGTCTGACTAGCTGAGCAGGAGGATTCCGTTCCACTCGGTTCCTCGGGCAGAGGCATGAACTGGAAGAAGTTGCCGTTCTTCAGGGATTCGTGGAGAAAGTGACCCAAAGCCACAGGCGGCTGAGGAGCAGTTGATTGAGGTGTTACCATCTGAGTGTTTGACTGCGGTGGATTAGACTGGATGCAGCTTTTAGGTTGCACATCATTATTAGGAACAATAGGTGCAATCGGCGGCGGGGAGTATTGAGTACTCTTCTGTGGCTGAATGGCTTGGGAACTGATCTGAGGCTTAGCCAGTGGCTTCATTTGGGGTGAATTCTTCGGCGTCTTTTGCACCCTGGCGTACATGGCACTAATGTCATCGCGGCAGGGCGACGGAGCAGGCACAGACTCACTCACATACGCGGTGGAGCTTTCCGTTGGAGTCGGGGTGTGGTCTATGATCTGCGCCGCGGTCCTAACCTCATGTTGCGGACTCCCTCTAATCCGCAGGCAGTCCTCCTCGATCTCCGAGTAAATGGGCTCGCTGTCGATATCACGCTGTAGCCGTGTGGTGGCCAGCGATGTGGTTGCTCCACTGCTGGGTCCGTCTGTGCAGTCGTAGCTCTCGGTTTGCAGATGGCTGGTCTGAGGCTCTTGGCGGTCAAAGCGGGAGCAGTCCTGCAAACGGTAAAAATTATACTCTTATTATTGGAGGACTAACTAATATTTACGATATATTTTTAACTCATGgttaaatggaattttttgAATTCCGATAGTCTGAGTACCGCCGCGTTATCGATATCAGCTGCAGTGCAGCCCAGCGAAGGAGAGCGCAAAACAAGAAGCGAAAACAGCTGACAGCAACAGATTTTCCCTTTCCACCACTCGCAAATTCAGACGCCATCCAGAAATACAGGAAAAGAAAGGCTTTAGAAAGGACCAGGAGCTCGGGCACATGGCGAGGCGCACCTGGTGAGATGTACAAATCCCTGCTGCACAACGTTTCACTCAAGGCGACATCACGGATCATCAGGCGCAGCGTGAGCAGCCAAGCAAAAGGCGCCAGCGGAAAGCGCAAACAGAAAGCGAAGGAGATGGAGACGAGCTACGATCGCAACAGGCGCTGGACGCCAGTGGGGGATCAGGCTGTGGGGCGAGGCGCACACAAGTTGTCCACCTTCAAGGTTGTCTCGTATAACATCCTGGCCCAGGATCTGCTTCTGGAGCACCTGTTTCTGTATGTGGGCATTCCGCATGAGTTCCTCACTTGGCAACGCCGCCAGCAGAACCTTCTCAGGGAGCTGCTCAAACTGGATCCGGATATCCTGTGCCTGCAGGAGATGCAGTTCGATCACCTGGCAGTGCTCGTCCAAAGACTTTGCATGGGCAATGGCAAGAAGTTGGCTTATGTGTACAAAAAGAAGACCGGCCATCGAACGGACGGATGCGCCATTGTCTATGACTGCTCGAAGTTCGAGTTGCTGGACCACCAAGCCGTGGAGCTGCACGACCAGGCGGTGGCCCTGCTAAATCGCGACAATGTGGCCTTGTTTGCCAGGTTCCGATTCAGAAAGCAGCAGGAGCGGCAGAAGGAGTTCGTGGTGGCCACCACACACCTACTGTACAACCCGAAACGGAGCGATGTCCGTTGCGCCCAGGTGGGAAGAATTCTGGAGCAGCTGCACTCCTTCTCTACCGACACGCCCATCGTCCTCACTGGTGACTTCAACAGTCAGCCCGACTCCTCGCCCATTGAATTACTCATTGGCAAAAATGGGGATGCGGAATCCGAAGCTAGCCCAGAACCCCTGCATTTCCAGATCATCGATTCGGGCGAAGGCACTGCCTCCACATACCAGAACGATTGGGTCATCGTGGACTACATCCTGCGCTCGCTAGGATCGCGGAGCAGGCACAAGCTCTTGCCCCTCAGCGTCTACTCACTGCCCTCAATCAACAGGTGCATGGGAACGGGACTGATTCCTAACCACCACCTGGGATCAGACCACTACGCCTTGGGTGCAGTATTCACCATTGTCTAGTATTTAACCCTTCACGCTATCTTGGACTCATCAATAAAGGTACGAAACTAAAACGCCCCAATAATTATAGAGCAAAGGGTTAAAGGACTCGCCTGAAAGGTTCTCACTGCCTGCTCATCGCTGGCCTCCAGCTTGGCTCTGATGCTGCTCAGCAGATAGCCCATTTTGGAGATGGTAGCGTCCTGGTCGAGATCCTTGTGATACGAGCGATAGGTCGtgggtgctgctggtgctgattGAAAGTCCAGCTTGCGGGCTCTGTTGGCACGGGGCAGCTTCTTCGGAGGCGTCGGTGCCTTCACCTTGCGTTCGAAATCGAAGTACGGCTGCTCTGTGTCCAGCTGCTGGCGGGTGGATGTGGTCGTGCCCGAGGGTGTGGTCTGCATTGGGGAGTGGTAGCTCCCCGGCGGAGACTGTGAATGCAGGTCCAGCTGCGAAGTAGAGGTCTGTACGCCAATAGTGCACTGTTGGGGAGTGAATCTGATCTGATCCACTTGCGGGTGCTCCTCCTGATTCGACTTCTTCGGCGAGACGAAGCGCAGGATCTTCTTTTTGGAGTTGTTCAGGAAGTTCTTCGACTTCTTGCCAAGGTTTTTCGGCTTGTTACCCTTCCAGGGCGATAGATTCCGCCACTGCTCGCCCCAGATGAACTTCTGACTGGCCTGACCTCCTGCTGTGTTGACTCGACTGGGATACTTGATAGGCGTCTCCTTGTGCACCATATTGGATGCTAGGTTCTCGCAAACACTTCCGTCTACAGTGTCCAAGGAGACTTTTGGCACTACAGGCTGCGGCTGTGCTTTAGGCACTTGCCATCCAATGCCCACTTGTGGTTCCGCCGGAGTCCTAAATTCGTTGGCCGTCTTGCCCTCGTAGTTAAGCATATCGGTGATCTTGGGTTCTGTCCAGCCAAGAATAACCTCTTTGGTGTCCGCTCCTTTCCGACTGCTCTCCTGCCGAATATTCCGGGCGTAATTGGAGCCCCGCTTGGACTCCACCACGCGCTCAATGTCACTGAGCGAGGGGCAGGTGGGCAGTTGCTTGTGGCTCCGGGGATTCCTGGGCTTCTCTACCTCAGCTAAAGGGAGACGAAAACTCGTAACAACATCGAAAAACCAAGGAACCAATAAATGAAACCGTAAGCCAAATGGTTGGATACAAAACTCTTTATTTGGTAAATACATTTGATTTTTGGTAATATAGATTTAATTTGGTTACGGTTTCATTTTCTAGGGCTCATGGGTATAACTTACCCATGGGAAAGGATCTGCGCTTGCTGTCCTTTTTGCGCGAAGGCTCTAGTTTGCTCATAGGCACCTGAACGCCACGCTTGCGCAGAAACTCGTCCAGCACTCGCTCCGCCTCCCGCACCGAAGGATTCGTGGAGGTGAGCGAGGATTGCGATAGCTTCCCATCCAGACTTTGGGAGCTGCGACGCGGTGGCTTTGGAGGCGGCAGCTGGAAGTCCCGCGCCTTGAAACTGACTTGACCCTGCGAGAGGCGCTTCTGCAGCAGACGTCCACCTGCTCCGGAACTGCGTCGAGAATGGGAACTCTTGCGACTTGGGGGCTCGGTGGCCAGCCTTTCtttctcctgctcctcctccacagCCGATTCATGTTCGCTGATGTTGGACAAAACAGGAGCTGAGGCCTTGTAGGGCATGGGCTCGTAGGCAAGCATTTTAGAAGTCTCTCTTGGCTGATGTGTGCTCCTGTGCCGGCACCTGGAGCCGGAATCTGACAGCTTTTGGCGATTCACGCGCACTTCGGACACCACACAGTTGTCGCGCAGCTCCTGGATGATGTGTATAAGCGGCTCATCCTCGCCGGCAACTGCTCTCAAGCGACTGACAGCGGTTAAAGGAGTTTTCAAGCCGAATTTTATGTTGGCCGGCTCGCTTTGACGACGTTTCTCCGCCTGCTGCCGCTGGCTACCCAGATTGTTCTGCTTGACGGGCTGTAAAATGTGAGTTTAATGTGGGAGCTGCAGTGGGCTGGGCTGTGGCTTACCTTGGAGGTCTCGGATCTCCTGCTGCGCCTTGGTAATCGCACGTGCTGGTCACGTGGCGGCGCCGTGGAGCCGCAGTCTCCGCTGTCGCTGGTGAAGCAGTAGCAGAACCCGTTCTGGCAAGGCTTTCCCTTGCGCTCCTGCTCCTTGTTGCAGCGATTCTGGTTGATCAGGTCCGCATCCGTAGTTCTGCGGACTCGGGGAAGTTGTCTGGACATGTTAATGTGGTTATTGTTGGTCTCGCAGTCGCGACTTTGAGTGGACACACGGCGAATGCGGCGTGCCCTGAACTCATCGATGCACTCCTGCAAACTGAACGACGATGTGGAACCGGACTCGGCGgaatcctcctcctcctcctcctcttcctcctcccCCTCTTCTTCGTCAACTAAAACATGTTTGGAGAACTTTGAGCCTACAAAAGTCTGGAGGCAAATAGCTGTTCATTTGCATTCGTGATTAAAAAGCGATTTAATGCTTACGGTGGCCATTTTGCAGTCTATGTAGGTTTGGAGCTGATTAGACCTGCTGCATGTGCTCCACTTTTACACGTTGCACGCTTTCTACTCCGCTTCTACTTCGTGTTTTTCCAATCAAATGAAAAGCGACGCCTCGcctgcatttttgttttcccttttgtgCCGCTTCTTCTTTATCAACGAAAGAGCGGAGAGAGTGAATAACAGCCCTGTCCTGCGTCAGAGATGGGCACTTGGTTGCTATAATTTGGGCAGCACTTatgcttaaaaatataattctttGTACTATTGTTCAAACGCTCGTTACTATTCATATTTCGTTGAGCgacatatttaaaatttagTTATGTATCATAAAATATCCGTTGCGATATGTTCCAGCTCACGCAAAGGTCTGTGTTATAGCTATGAAACTTAATGTTCATAGCTAACTGGTCATCTCTGGCCAGAGAGAGTCAGCTGTCAGCTGTTTGCGGCATGCGGTTACGTCGTCTCTGATTACGAACTCTAAAGAATAGTTAAAAACtgttttgaattaaaaacaaatacagAATGTCGAACAGCCACTTGTTCTTGAAGTCCGGCTTCCCGCGTGCACCACTGCAAAATGGAATGGGACGCTATGTTTGCCAGCTCCAGAGAATCACCCTGAAGTTCTGCAAGAATAATGGATCCAGCAGAGGCATGCGGTAAGCACaattcttaaaatatttacatataatataataataatattaatactaCGACCCATTCAAAAGCGACTTCATTGAGAACCACTTGCTGGACTTTGCCAAGGAGAATCCCGGGATTGTGGTCTATGTGAAGCCCAGGCGCCATCGCACGCCAGTTTTGGTGGCGGAGTATTGTACGTATACATCATACAGAGATTGTCCCTAAAACCcaaatataatcaaaatatatacagTGAACGGCGAGCGCGAGTGGATGAGCTGCAGGAACAACACCCAAGAGGAGATCTCCAAGTGGATAGACCTGCTAAAAACCCAAAACGGCAACTCCAGCTCTCTGCGCCTCCGGAAAATGTGGCACACCGAAGTGCCCTCCATCCAAGGCCCGTGGACGCCATTCCTGCTGCGTTCGCCAGAGACCACCGGTCAGGCTTACCCCAATGCTGAGGCTTCCAAGCCGCTGGAGACGCCGCAAACCGCCACAGAGAAGCTCATCGAGTTGTtccggcagcagcaactcgaAGCTGGTGAGGAAGC
This genomic window contains:
- the LOC120445432 gene encoding peptidyl-alpha-hydroxyglycine alpha-amidating lyase 2; its protein translation is MSRLLFVALLAISLGCVAPSSSNHLPADMSMDLGPGVNLNERFFDQVRALIKRRLQEKGLAKSEQPLPLADDDAVALQNQRSYDNVPLPAASVPTPVLVENWPTEQHSFGQVTAVAVDPQGSPVVFHRAERYWDVNTFNESNIYYLIEYGPIKENTIYVLDAKTGAIKSGWGSNMFYMPHGLTIDLHGNYWITDVAMHQAFKFKPFSNKPLLTIGKRFRPGSSVKHLCKPTSIAVATTGEFFIADGYCNSRILKFNAAGKLLRTIPQPPEFLSLQVPHAITLLEHLDLLCIADRENMRVVCPKAGLISSHGEGEPAATIQEPDLGRVFGVASFGDIVFAVNGPTSMLPVRGFTIDPRSETIIGHWGEFKNPHSMAVSVNGSALYVTEIGTNHQTNRVWKYVLA